The Vanessa tameamea isolate UH-Manoa-2023 chromosome 25, ilVanTame1 primary haplotype, whole genome shotgun sequence genome segment AGCTGTAACATCGACGCAAGCAACTTCTATGGATGAGCCCCAAAATTCTGCAGCTGGAAACAATGAAACTTTAGTTGACAATGCTGAAAAAGTTAAAGATTTTAGCTGTCAGGTTGATGAATCATGTTCGTGGACTGGAATCGAAGCAATTATCAAAACTTACAAAGAATATGAATTAGGTAGGTGCTTACATTTTAATGAACCAGTGACAGTATTGataggtataataatttaatataaatcaatcgaGACACTGCTCTAGCTAGCAAGGCGCACGGCGaccattttatagttttttaatataaatttaaagaactaTTCAGTTCTTTCATACTAGAAAAATCGCTTATTAAAACAGTTTCATGTGTGGGTCCATTGACAACTCATTTCTGAAGCCAGTACTAAATATCTCTAGTTTTctattcattgatatttttagaAATCAGTAATATTTTCTGAGGTAACATCAGTAAAAATGTTGTGATCAATTACCAGATGAAGGCGTCTATTTGTTTCGTGTGTGTGAATATTTTAcctaaatatactaataataataattcgtttaaatattatattccagCTCGCAAAAGAGAAGTCGCCGACCTCCACAAACGGAACACTTCACTACGTGTGGAATCAGCTCACATAACCCGCGCCGCATCACGTGACTCTGACAGAGCAAGAGCACTTTTAGCTGAAAGACGTAACTTGGCAAACGAAGAACGTACGGTTCGTAATGCCATACAATGGTTATACACCGTGGTCGATATTGTCAGAaattatgaagaaaaaaaataataccaatgTTAACGCTGAAATCGAGAAAACTTACCAAGGCTACTAAAGCCTAACAGTTGTAAAAGGATAAAGTTAACCGCAATAAATTTTTGGGTCCAAATCGCTATCGTTTTCAGTACTGACTTCGTGAAGCTAGAGAAAGGCAATTTAATGACCAagctgaaattattaataatgtgtgTAACGAACTAACGCTCTATAATAGGAAGCATAATTGAAACAGGGGAGTGTCCTAAATGACTTCATCAACAAGCTAATAgctgcaataattattattacttataaacaatatgaaataataattactccTTACTAAAAAATCGCttatagtccattgaaatgttacatttttggTACCCCTACCTTGCGTTTCTCAAGGGTTGCAACCCTTGTCCCGCCGCCGCCATCTCAGAAAAAGGGGTGCAAACGTCTTTATACTATATCTCTGTAACAACTTATGTTTCTGCAACTCCACAAACTTGGGGTTAACCTTCTACTGACACACatccctaaaataaaattgcgtctTCTGAGAAACGCAGGGtgaaatgtaacattttaatggACTACTACTGTATAGTGAAATCTTTGCATTATCTGAGTCGCATAAGTGCAAAATTTAAGCTCACGATAACAATTTTACTTGATCAAcctgtaataattattgatatcaaaCTATATTCATTCGCCTCCCAACATATTGGTAAATCACAAAGGCAAAGATATTAAGCAGTAATTGAGGTTGTTATAACCTATTCTcaaaactatgtatataaaaataaaataatctgttTACATTTTCTGTCTCAAATCATTGAACTTAATAATCAAGAAGTAtgacttcatatattttttctaaatttttttttttttaagttatgtcAGTTACTGGATTGCGATAACCCTTCTCTTTATGGCCACGGCAAGAAGCaatactttgattatttttaaatagaagggAATTTCATGCAAATGAACAATGAGTATAcccatctttaaaaaaaataattaggttttgaattatttttataataatttttcactttAAAAGTGaatgtaactatttaattacGCTAATAGACTAAGGaccatagttataatattttgcaaaaTGCTTGTAATTTCTAGTgcctattatttttgtatgaacgATAATTTTAGTGCaatatttatggaaaaaaaactATAGCAATATAAGTAAACTATATTagacaaaacattgtttttattacacctaattcatatataaatagacatttttatgttttattcgtACTtacattaactatatttttttatgagtgtctttaaatatttttatgtcataccTTTGCGGTGACAATAACAGTCCAGATTTAAAatctattcattatttatattttgtttgagaTGAGACGATCATTCGTATTTTTCATTCGACGACGGTTTCAGTTGTAATCATGATCatctaatataatctttaacCTCCTATCGAGTACAGGGCTCAATTTAagcaaaagtataaaaattactatgttttaatattccttttttttatcaaaaaccttaattatattttattgaatttaaaaataaatttgacttgATTTTGAACGtatctactttattttttataatttctatgatCCCCTAAATTACACTGTTGGCTACACTGAAGTAGAATGACATTTTACATATATCAACAAGCtaaagtttcaataaaaatacaaatattgtagTTACTCTTATTACTCAAagcacatatatgtatatatatacactttaCAATTAGTCATATACATATgacgtaataaataaagataatttataaatatacgttattaataatattttttatctacattGTGTTTTATCAAAATGTTGGAAAGTTTGGGTAAGCGAagttttttgttattcaaaGTATTGTAGACTGTATTCAATAGTTGGTACACAATGTCGATTGCAACCTACGTATTCCTAGATCTCGAAACTACCGGCTTACCGGGACAGGAAAACAATAAGACTAAAATAACAGAACTGAGTTTAGTGGCTGTAAAAAGAGAACATGTACTGGAAACGCGTGTGGGAGCTACGCCTCGTGTTCAGCACAAGCTCACTCTTTGCTTTAACCCGGGAAGAATGGTGGCACCTAGTTGCTCGGAAGTGACGGGCCTCTGCAACGAACTATTGGAATATGAgtctacttttaatatagacACATTTACGTTGATTAATACGTTTCTGAAAACACTCACCAAACCAGTTTGCCTTATCGCCCAAAATGGATATCGTTTCGATTtccctatattaaaaaatcatttagtaAAGCTTGGGGTTAGTTTATCGGATGACATCCTCTGTGCTGATTGTTATCAcagtttttatgatatattagaaaaaaagaaatatgtgAATGATGCAGCTGCAAAGTCAAACCAATGTAACACAAGTATATCATTGAATGAATGTGATGATGAAACACATGTATTAAATGttgatacaaattattttcaatcagAAAATGAAAAAACTCCAAAACGGCCAGTTGttaataccaaaaaaatatgtagaccAAGTCCCATTTCTAAAGTTCGTAGGAGGTTCCCATGGTCTGATGGAGAAAAAccagaacaaaaatataaacttaaggATGTTTATGAGAGATTATTGAACCGTAAGGCTGAAGACGCTCATCGTGCTGAAAACGACTGTTTATTTGCATTGGCAGGATTTGTTGCTTTATCGAGAGAAATGGTGCAATGGTTTGATGACAACCATTGCCTTTTCTCCGAAGTCAAACCAATGACAATAGGTGTTCCtcttgattattaattattaaaacaaagtattaaaaaataagtactatgaaaattatgtataaataatttaagtaaagtaatagAAAAGAATATATCATGGCATAATtgcatttttaaagattattgtcttaaaatataatgaatatctgataaaacaaactgataattttattttaataaaaaaattatgttatgttagtgATGTACTTAAAtggatttatttgtatttgaaatgttattaatattattaaaagttgtagcaatatttttgtaatgtgtaACTGGGAGaattaatggaatattttgAAGTCAAAATTAATGCCAAAATTTTAGGCTGATATGACAATttaagtcatttttttaaacatttatttattatttatttataatagaaatataaataaatatacttatcattacaggacataattgtcctaattcgatattacagtatgtttattaacaatatttaaaataagtctctaCATTATATCTGATATAATCCAAGTGGCTATAGTTGTGAGTTCACTCAAgttgcaataaaacaaatctaccCTGTCGGCTATGACATTGAGGGTACATAATGTGCGCTTTAGTGGTGCCTcctttatatatgtacaacaatcatgattttattttatcatttacaataattatattatttaattttaataaacataattttataataaaatatgcaataaataatttacacttaattttgtataattttacttttgtaacaactttatataaaggattcattaaaaatatgacttttatttttaaatatttttctagacTTATGTATTAAATGAGAATAGACTTATTGCACCTACCTATTGTTAAcagttttaatatcaattattatttgacaGATTTTGCATagtaattatcaatattatctaAAGGATAGATACCTTTAGATAATAATACTTAAGACTTGAAAGTCTTCCAAGTCTAGTCTGAAATCTAGACTTCTAAGTCATGAAATGTGTCccaataattacttaaaaatggtataaattaatttaatttgtttttaattcatgtgACATTTAGATTATAGGAAACTTTGCTATGAAATTgtgttataataagtataagatgtacatatatttttagggGTTGGGTGGTCTGTGTTAGAATATTATCccaataaataagataattacgAACTCGTACATTACGCGTACGTATTTCAGTCTAATCAATCGCCTGTATTTGTCCTGGGCTAGCGCCTGAACTAATATTTCGTATTTCAGGTTTGCTCCTGTTGACTGGCGTTCTATGGGGATGCACGAATCCATTCATCCGACTGGGTACTAAAGGTTTACGTAAAGTGCAAGCGAAATCTTGGACAGGCCAGGTCTATGCGGAATTATCATTTCTATTGGGAAACTGGAGGGTAATTGACTAATCCAATTAGTTgtccaattatatatttttattttttacgcgtCACAACACGCAAGCGGGTGTGCTCAccatttgcaaaatatataaaaataaaatcgttcttATATCTcaaacaacatataaaaaaatacattttcataactGAGACATGAAGTTATAGtgttaatgtatttgttttttagtatGGGTTGAACATAAGTAGCGGCGCGTAATAGTCTCACTTCGGTACATATCTTTTTCTCAAGAATATTAtaccaaattaaataaagtagtaaaatttaaaatatttcaaatatgtttgtGAATTAAACTTGATATATATGGGacgttgattttaaaaaaacaacagccaacacaataatatttaatgaatcaaTTATGACCATGtttctttattgaattttaatttgctGCTGTAACTTAATGGTAATGTAATTTTCTACATTATAGTTTGTGTTAAtaccattaaaattaatctattctagtttttcttgaaaattcatatcaaaacaaaaagcTAGACGGCACTCATATAAGaaaagtattcaatatattattagtttcaaTCGCAGTGAAGcgtcattttacataattgtgTACGTAcgtgtaattgtatttaagagaaaaatgaatttgaaatagaaatatgTGATGCCCGGTGAGAGCGCGGCGTTCTGTCTGCCTATTCTTATTAGTCTGTGCTCGACAACACCTTTGAGATAAAGGGGCTTCGAAAAGGATTTATATATTCAACCTTCTAATACACGTATAATATTATGCTTTCATCTTTcttatttgaatttacattttaaatattatttacagtacGTGATGCCCTGGTTGGTGAACCAGATAGGGTCGTTGGTATACTTGATCGTGGTGCAACGTGTTCCGCTCTCTCTCGCTGTGCCAGCGGCTAACAGCCTGGCATTCGCGTTCACAGCTCTAACAGGCTCTATCGTGGGGACCGAGGAACCTTTAGACCAaggtttcgttttatttattgcttgAATATAGATAGTATGTCAGAAAACGTAAAAGTAAGTTAAACGGCATAAATGTTTTTggttattaaaattgtctatattcagttcataattttttttgtacttcaAAACTTTGTATTAAATCGATCAAGATATAAATCCCAAAAAAGAAGCAACTCATACTTTAAGTTGccatgtcaaatcaaatcagaaGAAAGTAGTGTATTGTCTATGGGAAAATCTTATTCTCTTTGATTAGTTGATTTTCGACAGACTTGCAGTACCGGATTTATTTTAGTGTCGACCCCAGGTAAATGCCGCCCATTATCGATATGCATACAATGAATAAAGTTTTGAtatcctatttttaaataaatacaaagactCGTTCATagcagaatatttaatttattggcagatatgaaaaatattttcaataacttgaaagtttttatatcatgctacgaataggctatttgactggtttttaaaatacattttatattatttagtattaggttaaggaacccagtaaaagttgttttttttaattctagtacatatttgctgaaaaatatctaattaaaaattccatatttaaatagcgcgcgaaaacgctactttgacaatatggcgctgcaatggggtcggtgacgtcactttcctgtattgtaatctgtggcacatataatccacatacagtaggcaaacgaggttaacatgcaagtgacgtcatcagaAGCCCGACTAATCAGGAgtgttttgtgtcacgtgacaaacgtttaaaaaaatgcatttttatttatgaattaattaattattatttttaactttcgttaataaataaccgtttttaaactcataatatatactgattacaataattgacactttatttttcgcattgtcaaatagcctattgtgcTGCGCTAGAAAATTTGCTGCCCTGGACATTATTCTCGACTGTAAAGCACTGGACAGTACAGCGCTGGAAATTTGGTATTGAAAGTGCCGTAATCCAACTTTTTATAGTATTACTATAATCGAAATGCTGTTAGGTAACGATATAGGcaattacgaaaaataatggcaTGACCTGGCATCTCCTTACGTGCGTATAGATAATGGAACGAAAACACGCAATTGATATCCTGTCGTTACATTCCACATTagtaactaattataaacaatactaTGTTCAGATTATTTACGTTTTCTGACGATTGAATAATTGTATAGCTATTAAGCGACTAAActttataagttaattataatgacAAATTTTACTTCTAGGTTCCATACTTGGTATAGTTCTTATATGCGTGGGAACAGCTCTGTGCTGCTGggataaaagttaaatttatagaaaaatattttgtaatttttaaataaaatataaggaacttatttttaagaacattgctaccaaaatatatactacatgctatttgtattaaaagaaaaatgataactaacgaataaataaagtaagtcttatttatttccctttaattccttttttttattagaaaattataagtTACCATAACTTATAACACCACACCAGTTCTCCTAGTAAGACTACAGGTGATGATGTTCAGAATAAAGTACATAATACTTTgctaattaatttgatatagttTCAAATCAGCCTATCAGAAACtagttgataataatattatattagtttgatAGGATATTAGGTAGATTATATAACTTTTGCTTAACTGAACCTAACATTGTGGGTGGGTCAAATTTTACAACTTAATTTACAACAAAACGTAGATAGATACTTCCATCTTTTGTAATAACGATATTGAGCAATTAATGTGCATACCGCATACTTGGTAGATTAGTAGTTCtagattatattgaattataaaagttaattgtGTCCAACAAGAGCTTCCTAGGTAGCCTAATTGCCTTGCCATCATAAGATCTCGAACCGTTCGTTGTAGTGTCATATCGTCTAGGATGTTAGCAGAGCCTTTTAAAAATGACGCAATGGTGACAGATTTAAGTTGTATTGATAAGTAGAGTCTTAATGTAAtactaatttgtatataatttaaaatagaataatgtaacaaaatgaaggattttatttatttcaaaatttactttCTCCTTTTAACATGATTTAAATAAGGAGTTTTTTTTAGAAGTGTACTTTTTACTGTTTATTAGTAGTGTAAATTGAGGTCTGAAATGTACaagagattaataatattaaaaaataagcgtataatattttatttgaataaatacatagtcttcttataaaataagattgttaattattcatgcactaatacaatttttacattCTTATAGTGGTAGCCATGTATTGATTTCAAGGTCAAGTCTCTGAAACAAATCAAAACATGAATTTACCCATATCCAATCATCAACTTCCTGTCAGTGGCCGAAACCCACTGATGTTAGTCGATTTTTTATGTATCATATAGTATAATACCAactaaatattaagttattgaTTGAGTTCGTACGCTAAAGTTTCAACTCTTGATCTTTCTGTCTTGTTGAGAAGAAATTTGTTTCAATgtgactatttattatatattgtgaatATTTAGCTTTCGTAGATACAATcgcgaaataaaatatatataactcatAAACAGAACAGTTGAAGTGTTTCATATCTGTTACAGTGTTCTtaccaaaaatatatctgtGCACAACTAAATCATCAGAATCAGCATCAactctaattataaaatgtctATCAAAACTTTTATCTTCCTTGACTTGGAGACCACTGGATTGCCAACCAAGGATCATGTTCCCAAGGTGACGGAACTCACATTCCTCTGTGTTTATCGTAGAGATATAGAGCAagctgatatttataatttaccacCAGTAAGTAAATTAACATATCTTTTTAACCCGCAAACATCATTGTCGCCTGAAGCTGCCAATATAACCGGTCTAACTaatgagtttttaattaatcaaccaatttttagtgataaaataaaatgtattattgcgTTTTTAGACGCTCCGAAACCAGTGTGCTTGGTAGCTCACAATGGTAAcagatttgattttaaaataataaaaaatgaatttgaaaatgcGAAAGCCGTTTTACCCAGAGGCCTATATTGTGTAGATTCTATCAAAGCTTTTAAGGAAATACTTAAGGATAATGTTCTTATTGAATTGGAAACTTCGAATACTTTCAACCAGACATTTCAAAGCAGTGACCCCATTCTAGATGAAGATGCTTGGCCTGATGATGTGACTCCAGAGGTTTGGGAAGAAATTGACAGTATAATAGAGTCATtttccaaattaaaaactatgcCTAATATTAAAAGTGATGGAAATAAACTGCTAATTGGGAATTATAagttgacaaatatttataagacaatCTTGAAAAAGGATCCAAAAGAATCACACAGGGCAGAAGCGGACTGTATGATGCTTCTAGaatgtgtaattaaaacaaagcaatattttcTGCCATGGGcagataagaattataaattattgagcACAATTAAACCTTTTCAACATAAAtagcatatttaattaatctaataATGATTATGTAATGTCTTAGTGTTTTCATTGTAccagtgaaattaaaaaaatctactatcTACTACCTATACAATATATCaatttgtttgatataaatatcaaatgataaatatttctgaaatagatttctatttgtatattttatatagctatttttatataaattattttgctataataatatcatatatcagaatatataacatttaacatttatataagatttaacaTCACAATtgacgtaattaattattattgtattttactaacattttatttgtctaACACCAAAAaagcattttgtttttaattatataattagtatttataaattatgttgaaCTCTTAAAGGCCTTTGGTATCTCCTCATTTGTAGTACATTGCCAAAAAGTTGGTAAGTATTATAGTTTCTCATCATGAATCTCAATAATTGTATGTTTGCTGaggtatacaatatatttttttattatacctatgTAATCATGGACCAGTAATGTTATAACaagttcatattttatttttaataaatatatctgtattgttcattgtttttattttttacatgtaaTAATCAAGTAATCAGgatagtgtatatttaaaaataaaacaacaataattttaatttatttatattcagatacataatgtatcataaaaattgtatttcagtatcattacaaattatatattaaataaaagttgtttttttataataatataacttatgaactagtaaaatatttgtaaacattatgATGTTTTCctgtataaacaatttaatattgtgGTAATTTATGTGcagttacaatatattatataataaaatagaatacacaataaatatttatcatatcagCATGCCCGTCTTATCCCACAGTGCAGGAGATGCAAATAAGCAACTTGCGGTGATGATTATAGTCTTGCACTATCAGTGAGGTGCCACAGAAGGTTCTTAAAATTTTTTTGGACAGAGGTGAGATCCTGTTGCACCTGGAGCACTCATGCTTAAGATAGGACTGCTTACCATTAGTTTTCTACTtcacaacaaacaaacatattattatgctATAGAACTATtccttataaaattaagtattaaaaatataataaataccagCCAAAATAACTATAACTACTGATAAAATAGGAACACAGTATTTCTGAATCAAATTACGGTCATCTTTGTTAATAACAACCTTCTTCTCCttgtatttctttttctttccaCTTAGTTTCCACTCATATTCTTCTAATTCCTTACGATTTCTCTCTTCCTCTAATTCTTTTAATCTCTTTTCTTCCTTTTCTTTTTCTTGCTTTAAGGCTAGTTTTTTAGCATTGCAACTTTCATCACATTTTACTGTAATATCTCCTTTTTGAACAGAAATACAAGGGAATTCTTTCTTTAAATTACCACAAGGGCAGTGAACTTTAGTTTTTTTCGTACAAGTCTGATTTTGTCCACATGGTCCGGAATGACATATATTTCTGCACCGGTGTCCACAGTTTAGATTTTTTGAGCATTGTTGTTTACAACTGAGCATTTCATCTGTTGCTGTTGAGAGTTCACGACAAGACAAGTATAGATCTGTTACACCACAATAACATGACACTCTTTCTAGTGTATCACATGGTGGACAGGGGCCTGGATGGCAGCCACGTTTAGCACATTTATGAGTGCATTTCTTTGGACGGAGTACGGAACACTCTCTATTACAAGGTTTGCAAGTGTAAGGCACATTTGGATAATCTGCATCATATTGATATAAGTGACATAACAGTTCACATGAATGATTAGTGCATGCTAGTGGTCGACCGCATTCACGTCCACAAGGTCGTCGACCTGCAATGTGACAAGGTTGAGTGTCTATTTCGTGTTCTCCGTAACATGTTACCTCAACTGGTCTTTCACAGGGAGGGCAATTGATTGCCACTATTTTAGATTTTGGTGGTTGAACTTCCCAAGGAGTAGCAGGTTTTTCTACTTGCTTAAAAACCACCAATACATATTCATGACAAACAGCAGTGCAATTATGGCTacagtttttatataacttgttGCAAATTGCTTTGCATGGTGGACAATCACCAAAATGGCAAGTGTGTTTGTTCTCGTCCATGTGACCacatttgtatttgattttgcATGGATGATTGCATTTTGGTGGTTTTGTGTGTTTTTCTCTACCACATGGGACTGTGACGTATGTTTCTTTGCAACGACATGTAACTTTTGATTCTAATGGACATGGATAGCATGGCCCGTGATGACAGACTGTAGTACATTTATGACGGCCACATTGTAAAGATTTATCACAGATCTTTTCACACGGAGGACAGTTTCCGTTGCAGCATTTCCGTCCACATCCATGTTTACCACACAATCTTATACCTCTACATTTTGTTTCACATCTAAACTCTTTGCTGCATGGTAGTGATCTGGTATGCGTTGAACAGTGGCATTTCTTTTCAATCAAAACTTGGCATGGTGGACAAGGCCCTTTATGGCATTTTGCTGGACAATTATGCTCACAGTCATTATGTTGCTTACCACAAGTGCCAACACAGGTTTCTATAGCATCAGGGCATTGAATAAAACGTTGGTTAGCTCCACAGGGGCAAGATCGGATTCCTGAATTAGGACATGCTCCACAATTGCCTGTGTGGCATATCTTTTCACATTTATGATACCCGCAAGCAAAAGGCTTGTTACATTGTTTTGTACACTGCCATTTGAGGTTATTGCATGGCCGCTTTATCTTTTCAGCACCACACTGAC includes the following:
- the LOC113399534 gene encoding three-prime repair exonuclease 1-like, with the protein product MSIKTFIFLDLETTGLPTKDHVPKVTELTFLCVYRRDIEQADIYNLPPVSKLTYLFNPQTSLSPEAANITGLTNEFLINQPIFSDKIKCIIAFLDAPKPVCLVAHNGNRFDFKIIKNEFENAKAVLPRGLYCVDSIKAFKEILKDNVLIELETSNTFNQTFQSSDPILDEDAWPDDVTPEVWEEIDSIIESFSKLKTMPNIKSDGNKLLIGNYKLTNIYKTILKKDPKESHRAEADCMMLLECVIKTKQYFLPWADKNYKLLSTIKPFQHK
- the LOC113399530 gene encoding NF-X1-type zinc finger protein NFXL1, producing the protein MARRYRDAAAKLQQSVQKHLNVMKEVSSSEDDEPFDQSVLDGVFQSYCRGGGDKQLLNRTKNLLEEAISGRSVTCLICIGSIKRVNAIWTCDHCYSYFHLSCIQKWSNDSISLRSEENHGPIAVFLPKKIEWCCPKCRQSYSKEEIPRKYRCFCGKTDDPPFHPWLIPHTCGEVCGKRLSVGDNCMHKCLLLCHPGPCPPCPQTVNGVCYCGKECKKVRCSAAKWSCMQQCKKTLPCKSHSCENICHIGDCLPCNYTSLQSCQCGAEKIKRPCNNLKWQCTKQCNKPFACGYHKCEKICHTGNCGACPNSGIRSCPCGANQRFIQCPDAIETCVGTCGKQHNDCEHNCPAKCHKGPCPPCQVLIEKKCHCSTHTRSLPCSKEFRCETKCRGIRLCGKHGCGRKCCNGNCPPCEKICDKSLQCGRHKCTTVCHHGPCYPCPLESKVTCRCKETYVTVPCGREKHTKPPKCNHPCKIKYKCGHMDENKHTCHFGDCPPCKAICNKLYKNCSHNCTAVCHEYVLVVFKQVEKPATPWEVQPPKSKIVAINCPPCERPVEVTCYGEHEIDTQPCHIAGRRPCGRECGRPLACTNHSCELLCHLYQYDADYPNVPYTCKPCNRECSVLRPKKCTHKCAKRGCHPGPCPPCDTLERVSCYCGVTDLYLSCRELSTATDEMLSCKQQCSKNLNCGHRCRNICHSGPCGQNQTCTKKTKVHCPCGNLKKEFPCISVQKGDITVKCDESCNAKKLALKQEKEKEEKRLKELEEERNRKELEEYEWKLSGKKKKYKEKKVVINKDDRNLIQKYCVPILSVVIVILAGIYYIFNT
- the LOC113399532 gene encoding uncharacterized protein LOC113399532, whose protein sequence is MSIATYVFLDLETTGLPGQENNKTKITELSLVAVKREHVLETRVGATPRVQHKLTLCFNPGRMVAPSCSEVTGLCNELLEYESTFNIDTFTLINTFLKTLTKPVCLIAQNGYRFDFPILKNHLVKLGVSLSDDILCADCYHSFYDILEKKKYVNDAAAKSNQCNTSISLNECDDETHVLNVDTNYFQSENEKTPKRPVVNTKKICRPSPISKVRRRFPWSDGEKPEQKYKLKDVYERLLNRKAEDAHRAENDCLFALAGFVALSREMVQWFDDNHCLFSEVKPMTIGVPLDY
- the LOC113399536 gene encoding transmembrane protein 234 homolog — protein: MLESLGLLLLTGVLWGCTNPFIRLGTKGLRKVQAKSWTGQVYAELSFLLGNWRYVMPWLVNQIGSLVYLIVVQRVPLSLAVPAANSLAFAFTALTGSIVGTEEPLDQGSILGIVLICVGTALCCWDKS